In Corythoichthys intestinalis isolate RoL2023-P3 chromosome 4, ASM3026506v1, whole genome shotgun sequence, a genomic segment contains:
- the LOC130914483 gene encoding sialic acid-binding Ig-like lectin 14 isoform X2, with amino-acid sequence MNTLTYPVRFFFIFFQVHVEASSWTVAVPSSVNGLIGSCIVIPCSFDYPDPQKDIHEFTGTWWDAENYCTYHPVGSMISQQYQKRTELVGDIKKKDCSLKIDPLQQTDQGPFHFRIEMKNFDQFSYIDETVSIKIIRTSPVSLAVMADTQPPLLIASCTATYSCPTFPPTFLWSHFGQVQYQERPLDQSQRKATSTLTLHPANANNNTHLQCSVTFRGGQQQKATKIINVNYAPENVSVDYDANVKDGASVSLKCSCNANPPASSYEWHNDYGVRLYEGSIFILTNVSRQTGPLHCTAINAVGKGTSPPVQLNVKFLPRPDTKRPLPSSGFIDCVANTTMCSTNATITLPVHNIMLYLYSIIIPAGAVIVLASFLILIIRKLRRSRREFSSAPHQPVECLQTVKATRKNIKDRPAHSSMYTDHIYGNISEAEWTFECGPIYGNV; translated from the exons ATGAATACTTTAACTTATCCTGTCCGGTTTTTCTTTATATTCTTTCAAG TCCATGTTGAAGCATCATCCTGGACCGTTGCGGTGCCGTCTTCAGTGAATGGACTCATTGGATCTTGCATAGTGATTCCCTGCTCATTTGACTATCCTGATCCACAGAAGGACATCCATGAATTCACCGGGACTTGGTGGGATGCCGAAAATTACTGCACATATCACCCCGTTGGCTCAATGATAAGTCAACAGTATCAAAAACGGACTGAGCTGGTAGGAGACATCAAGAAGAAGGACTGCTCACTAAAGATTGATCCTCTTCAACAAACCGACCAAGGGCCTTTTCATTTCAGAATTGAAATGAAAAACTTTGATCAGTTCTCCTACATAGACGAAACTGTCTCCATAAAAATCATAC GTACAAGTCCTGTCAGTTTGGCTGTGATGGCAGACACACAACCTCCACTTCTAATTGCTTCCTGTACTGCCACCTACTCATGCCCAACCTTTCCCCCTACCTTCCTCTGGAGTCACTTCGGACAAGTACAATATCAGGAACGACCATTGGACCAAAGCCAAAGGAAAGCTACATCAACATTGACTTTACATCCTGCCAACGCAAACAACAACACACATTTGCAATGCTCCGTCACATTCAGAGGAGGGCAGCAACAGAAGGCAaccaaaataataaatgtgaatT ATGCCCCGGAGAATGTAAGCGTTGACTACGACGCAAACGTAAAAGATGGAGCTTCTGTGAGTCTGAAGTGCAGCTGCAACGCCAACCCTCCTGCCAGCTCTTACGAGTGGCATAACGACTATGGTGTTCGGCTGTACGAGGGCAGCATCTTCATCCTGACAAATGTCTCCAGACAAACAGGGCCATTGCACTGCACTGCCATTAATGCTGTAGGTAAAGGAACATCACCACCTGTGCAGCTTAATGTGAAAT TCCTTCCGAGGCCCGACACCAAGCGACCTTTGCCTTCATCTGGGTTCATCGATTGCGTGGCTAACACCACTATGTGCAGCACCAATGCCACCATCACTTTGCCTGTTCAca aCATAATGCTGTACCTTTACAGTATTATTATTCCAGCTGGAGCTGTCATCGTGCTGGctagttttttaattttgattataagaaAGTT GCGTAGATCAAGAAGGGAGTTTTCTTCAGCGCCACATCAACCTGTGGAGTGTCTTCAAACTGTCAAAGCAACAAG GAAAAACATCAAGGATCGTCCAGCTCATAGCAGCATGTACACTGatcatatatatggaaacatcaGTGAG GCAGAGTGGACTTTCGAGTGTGGTCCAATCTACGGCAATGTGTAA
- the LOC130914483 gene encoding sialic acid-binding Ig-like lectin 14 isoform X1 has protein sequence MNTLTYPVRFFFIFFQVHVEASSWTVAVPSSVNGLIGSCIVIPCSFDYPDPQKDIHEFTGTWWDAENYCTYHPVGSMISQQYQKRTELVGDIKKKDCSLKIDPLQQTDQGPFHFRIEMKNFDQFSYIDETVSIKIIRTSPVSLAVMADTQPPLLIASCTATYSCPTFPPTFLWSHFGQVQYQERPLDQSQRKATSTLTLHPANANNNTHLQCSVTFRGGQQQKATKIINVNYAPENVSVDYDANVKDGASVSLKCSCNANPPASSYEWHNDYGVRLYEGSIFILTNVSRQTGPLHCTAINAVGKGTSPPVQLNVKFLPRPDTKRPLPSSGFIDCVANTTMCSTNATITLPVHSVDQEGSFLQRHINLWSVFKLSKQQGKTSRIVQLIAACTLIIYMETSVRQSGLSSVVQSTAMCKIDLKDRTGSPSIQFNSICIALNHNRGLKGLYRGNMIHD, from the exons ATGAATACTTTAACTTATCCTGTCCGGTTTTTCTTTATATTCTTTCAAG TCCATGTTGAAGCATCATCCTGGACCGTTGCGGTGCCGTCTTCAGTGAATGGACTCATTGGATCTTGCATAGTGATTCCCTGCTCATTTGACTATCCTGATCCACAGAAGGACATCCATGAATTCACCGGGACTTGGTGGGATGCCGAAAATTACTGCACATATCACCCCGTTGGCTCAATGATAAGTCAACAGTATCAAAAACGGACTGAGCTGGTAGGAGACATCAAGAAGAAGGACTGCTCACTAAAGATTGATCCTCTTCAACAAACCGACCAAGGGCCTTTTCATTTCAGAATTGAAATGAAAAACTTTGATCAGTTCTCCTACATAGACGAAACTGTCTCCATAAAAATCATAC GTACAAGTCCTGTCAGTTTGGCTGTGATGGCAGACACACAACCTCCACTTCTAATTGCTTCCTGTACTGCCACCTACTCATGCCCAACCTTTCCCCCTACCTTCCTCTGGAGTCACTTCGGACAAGTACAATATCAGGAACGACCATTGGACCAAAGCCAAAGGAAAGCTACATCAACATTGACTTTACATCCTGCCAACGCAAACAACAACACACATTTGCAATGCTCCGTCACATTCAGAGGAGGGCAGCAACAGAAGGCAaccaaaataataaatgtgaatT ATGCCCCGGAGAATGTAAGCGTTGACTACGACGCAAACGTAAAAGATGGAGCTTCTGTGAGTCTGAAGTGCAGCTGCAACGCCAACCCTCCTGCCAGCTCTTACGAGTGGCATAACGACTATGGTGTTCGGCTGTACGAGGGCAGCATCTTCATCCTGACAAATGTCTCCAGACAAACAGGGCCATTGCACTGCACTGCCATTAATGCTGTAGGTAAAGGAACATCACCACCTGTGCAGCTTAATGTGAAAT TCCTTCCGAGGCCCGACACCAAGCGACCTTTGCCTTCATCTGGGTTCATCGATTGCGTGGCTAACACCACTATGTGCAGCACCAATGCCACCATCACTTTGCCTGTTCAca GCGTAGATCAAGAAGGGAGTTTTCTTCAGCGCCACATCAACCTGTGGAGTGTCTTCAAACTGTCAAAGCAACAAG GAAAAACATCAAGGATCGTCCAGCTCATAGCAGCATGTACACTGatcatatatatggaaacatcaGTGAG GCAGAGTGGACTTTCGAGTGTGGTCCAATCTACGGCAATGTGTAAAATAGACCTGAAGGATAGAACAGGCAGcccttcaattcaattcaattcaatttgtatagccctcaatcacaacagaggtctcaaagggctttacagaggcaatatgatacacgattag